The following are from one region of the Nicotiana tomentosiformis chromosome 7, ASM39032v3, whole genome shotgun sequence genome:
- the LOC138896259 gene encoding uncharacterized protein, with protein MLKQVNVNLPFTKVLSQMPAYAKFLKEILTKKRKIKETSMVNLTEHYNAILQNKLPQKCGDPGSFTIPCSLGTLNFDKPLCDSGASINLMPLSIYGKLENEIGEIRSAPISLQLVDQMTIIPEGIVEDVLVRVDKFVFLVGS; from the coding sequence atgctgaaacaggttaatgtaaatttgccattcacaaaagttctctcacaaatgccagcttatgccaaattcttgaaggagatccttacaaagaagaggaagataaaaGAGACATCAATGGTTAATCTCACAGAGCATTACAATGCAatcttgcaaaataaactcccacaaaagtgtggagatccagggagttttactataccttgctctttaggaactcttaactttgataaacctttatgtgattctggtgcctcaattaatctaatgcctttgtctatttacggGAAACTGGagaatgagattggagagataaggtcagcgCCAATATCCTTGCAACTAGTCGACCAAATGactataatacccgaggggatagtggaagatgtcttagttcgggtagataagtttgtatttcttgTGGGTTCATAG